One Dioscorea cayenensis subsp. rotundata cultivar TDr96_F1 chromosome 15, TDr96_F1_v2_PseudoChromosome.rev07_lg8_w22 25.fasta, whole genome shotgun sequence genomic region harbors:
- the LOC120277263 gene encoding receptor-like serine/threonine-protein kinase SD1-8 isoform X1, with amino-acid sequence MAHNLRILPLLIALLLISMSQGTAIRDTITPTQPLGDNETLISEDGTFALGFFRPTGNTNNLYMGLWYNKIKDKTVVWVANRENPVINSSTGFLSISINGNLIISDQNSKVVWSSNTANVTNPVAQLLNTGNLVVRDLDDKENSFAWQGFDYPTDTLIAGMKLGVDLVTGLNRTLTAWTSDSDPSPSQYYAMMDIHGDPQLVLCQGSKKVWRTGPWNGFRYSGVPDTITYSGFNFSFINNKQEITYSFTTNLSVLSRLLVNKSGVAQRSVWVEGGGFWNIFWYAPRDQCDYMPPCGPYAKCDPNNSPICDCIQGFTPKFPDKWAFRDGSDGCERKTPLDCKNGTDGFLLVPGTKLPETSNSTVDMSLSLADCKTKCLNNCSCTAYAPADVRNGGSGCILWATELTDLRVYTGDSYAQKLYVRLAAADLDKSSSTKSHGSGKWIIILVTLLGLVLLIVVWVGYLKLRQMKRRRTGAILEISASFSEPSSSNQVADSLPGKDIELPLLDFNTIAAATDYFANANKLGEGGFGPVYKGKLGDEQEIAVKRLAKTSVQGLDEFKNEVMLIAKLQHRNLVRLLGCCIEREERLLVYEYMPNKSLDFFLFGKPKDVVFDWETRFKIIMGIARGLLYLHHDSRLRIIHRDLKASNVLLDEEMTPKISDFGMARIFGGDEAEANTRKVVGTYGYMSPEYAMDGIFSQKSDVFSFGVLVLEIITGKKNRGVYLAAPHTNLLDHVWNSWKEGNSLQMVDESIGYSYPMNEVMRCINVGLLCVQNHPEDRPLMSSVILLLSSDNTLLPYPKEPGFAARRVPHQMETTSSKPYSSSINGITVTLFEGR; translated from the exons ATGGCTCACAACTTGAGAATCCTTCCATTGCTCATCGCTCTCTTGCTCATTTCCATGTCTCAAGGCACCGCAATTAGGGACACTATAACACCAACTCAGCCTCTCGGAGATAATGAAACTCTCATCTCAGAGGACGGGACATTCGCTTTAGGCTTCTTCCGACCAACTGGCAACACCAACAACTTGTACATGGGCTTATGGTACAACAAGATCAAAGACAAAACAGTAGTATGGGTTGCCAACAGGGAAAACCCTGTCATCAACTCGAGTACTGGATTCCTATCCATCTCCATCAATGGAAACCTTATAATCTCGGATCAAAACTCCAAGGTTGTGTGGTCATCCAACACGGCTAATGTCACCAACCCAGTTGCACAGCTTTTAAACACCGGAAACCTGGTTGTCAGGGACTTAGATGACAAAGAAAATAGCTTTGCATGGCAGGGCTTTGACTATCCAACGGACACGCTGATAGCCGGCATGAAGCTGGGTGTGGACTTAGTGACCGGACTTAACCGGACCTTAACAGCATGGACCAGTGACTCAGATCCATCTCCTTCTCAATACTATGCAATGATGGACATCCATGGTGACCCACAGCTAGTCCTCTGTCAGGGTTCAAAGAAGGTGTGGCGCACCGGACCATGGAACGGGTTCAGGTACAGTGGAGTTCCGGACACGATCACATACTCTGGGTTCAACTTCAGCTTCATCAACAACAAGCAAGAGATCACCTACTCTTTCACCACCAACCTGTCAGTTTTATCCAGGCTGCTAGTGAACAAGTCCGGTGTTGCCCAGCGCTCGGTGTGGGTTGAGGGCGGTGGGTTCTGGAACATCTTCTGGTACGCGCCGAGAGATCAATGCGACTACATGCCACCTTGCGGTCCTTACGCCAAGTGCGATCCTAATAACTCGCCTATATGTGACTGCATCCAGGGGTTCACGCCCAAGTTTCCGGATAAGTGGGCGTTCAGGGATGGGTCAGATGGATGCGAAAGAAAGACACCGTTGGATTGTAAGAACGGAACAGATGGGTTCTTGTTGGTTCCTGGGACGAAGCTACCAGAAACTTCAAACTCCACCGTGGACATGAGTTTGAGCTTGGCTGACTGCAAGACCAAGTGCCTTAATAATTGTTCTTGCACTGCTTATGCTCCGGCTGATGTACGTAATGGTGGGAGTGGGTGTATACTTTGGGCTACCGAACTTACTGATCTTAGAGTGTATACTGGTGATTCCTACGCGCAAAAACTGTATGTTCGGCTGGCTGCAGCAGATCTAG ATAAATCCTCGTCAACCAAATCTCATGGGAGCGGCAAGTGGATAATCATCTTAGTAACCCTTCTTGGTTTGGTACTGCTAATAGTTGTATGGGTTGGCTATCTTAAACTGAGacaaatgaagagaagaagaaccgGAG CAATACTGGAAATTTCCGCTTCCTTCAGTGAGCCCAGTAGTAGCAATCAAGTTGCTGATTCACTTCCAGGAAAAGATATTGAACTGCCTCTTCTTGATTTTAACACTATTGCTGCAGCAACTGATTATTTTGCTAATGCGAATAAATTAGGAGAGGGCGGCTTTGGACCTGTTTATAAG GGGAAGCTCGGAGATGAACAAGAAATAGCAGTGAAGAGACTTGCAAAAACTTCAGTACAAGGTCTTGATGAGTTTAAGAATGAGGTTATGTTAATTGCCAAACTTCAACACCGGAATCTTGTTCGGCTTCTTGGTTGTTGCATTGAAAGAGAGGAAAGACTCCTGGTTTATGAGTATATGCCTAACAAAAGTttggatttctttctttttg GTAAACCCAAAGATGTAGTTTTTGATTGGGAAACACGCTTCAAAATTATCATGGGGATTGCTCGTGGCCTGCTGTACCTACATCATGATTCTAGATTAAGAATTATTCATAGAGATCTTAAAGCAAGCAATGTCCTTCTTGATGAAGAGATGACCCCAAAGATTTCAGACTTTGGGATGGCAAGGatatttggaggagatgaagCTGAAGCCAATACTAGAAAAGTTGTTGGCACATA TGGATACATGTCTCCAGAGTATGCAATGGATGGGATCTTCTCTCAAAAGTCTGATGTGTTTAGTTTTGGAGTTTTAGTGCTGGAAATTATCACTGGCAAGAAGAACAGAGGGGTGTACTTAGCTGCGCCTCATACGAACCTTTTAGATCAT GTTTGGAATTCATGGAAAGAAGGGAATAGCTTACAAATGGTTGATGAATCAATAGGTTACTCTTATCCCATGAATGAAGTCATGAGATGCATTAATGTAGGACTTCTGTGTGTGCAAAACCACCCAGAGGATAGGCCTCTCATGTCTTCTGTTATTCTTTTATTGAGTAGTGACAATACACTGCTTCCATATCCTAAAGAACCTGGATTCGCAGCAAGAAGAGTTCCTCATCAAATGGAGACAACTTCAAGCAAACCATATTCAAGTTCAATTAATGGGATTACAGTGACACTGTTTGAAGGGAGATAA
- the LOC120277263 gene encoding receptor-like serine/threonine-protein kinase SD1-8 isoform X2, with the protein MAHNLRILPLLIALLLISMSQGTAIRDTITPTQPLGDNETLISEDGTFALGFFRPTGNTNNLYMGLWYNKIKDKTVVWVANRENPVINSSTGFLSISINGNLIISDQNSKVVWSSNTANVTNPVAQLLNTGNLVVRDLDDKENSFAWQGFDYPTDTLIAGMKLGVDLVTGLNRTLTAWTSDSDPSPSQYYAMMDIHGDPQLVLCQGSKKVWRTGPWNGFRYSGVPDTITYSGFNFSFINNKQEITYSFTTNLSVLSRLLVNKSGVAQRSVWVEGGGFWNIFWYAPRDQCDYMPPCGPYAKCDPNNSPICDCIQGFTPKFPDKWAFRDGSDGCERKTPLDCKNGTDGFLLVPGTKLPETSNSTVDMSLSLADCKTKCLNNCSCTAYAPADVRNGGSGCILWATELTDLRVYTGDSYAQKLYVRLAAADLDKSSSTKSHGSGKWIIILVTLLGLVLLIVVWVGYLKLRQMKRRRTGAILEISASFSEPSSSNQVADSLPGKDIELPLLDFNTIAAATDYFANANKLGEGGFGPVYKGKLGDEQEIAVKRLAKTSVQGLDEFKNEVMLIAKLQHRNLVRLLGCCIEREERLLVYEYMPNKSLDFFLFGKPKDVVFDWETRFKIIMGIARGLLYLHHDSRLRIIHRDLKASNVLLDEEMTPKISDFGMARIFGGDEAEANTRKVVGTYGYMSPEYAMDGIFSQKSDVFSFGVLVLEIITGKKNRGVYLAAPHTNLLDHVWNSWKEGNGLQMVDESMGYSYPMKEVMRCINVGLLCVQNHPEDRPLMSSVLLLLSRDNTLLPYPKEPGFAARKVTHQMESTSSKPNSSSINGITVTLLEGR; encoded by the exons ATGGCTCACAACTTGAGAATCCTTCCATTGCTCATCGCTCTCTTGCTCATTTCCATGTCTCAAGGCACCGCAATTAGGGACACTATAACACCAACTCAGCCTCTCGGAGATAATGAAACTCTCATCTCAGAGGACGGGACATTCGCTTTAGGCTTCTTCCGACCAACTGGCAACACCAACAACTTGTACATGGGCTTATGGTACAACAAGATCAAAGACAAAACAGTAGTATGGGTTGCCAACAGGGAAAACCCTGTCATCAACTCGAGTACTGGATTCCTATCCATCTCCATCAATGGAAACCTTATAATCTCGGATCAAAACTCCAAGGTTGTGTGGTCATCCAACACGGCTAATGTCACCAACCCAGTTGCACAGCTTTTAAACACCGGAAACCTGGTTGTCAGGGACTTAGATGACAAAGAAAATAGCTTTGCATGGCAGGGCTTTGACTATCCAACGGACACGCTGATAGCCGGCATGAAGCTGGGTGTGGACTTAGTGACCGGACTTAACCGGACCTTAACAGCATGGACCAGTGACTCAGATCCATCTCCTTCTCAATACTATGCAATGATGGACATCCATGGTGACCCACAGCTAGTCCTCTGTCAGGGTTCAAAGAAGGTGTGGCGCACCGGACCATGGAACGGGTTCAGGTACAGTGGAGTTCCGGACACGATCACATACTCTGGGTTCAACTTCAGCTTCATCAACAACAAGCAAGAGATCACCTACTCTTTCACCACCAACCTGTCAGTTTTATCCAGGCTGCTAGTGAACAAGTCCGGTGTTGCCCAGCGCTCGGTGTGGGTTGAGGGCGGTGGGTTCTGGAACATCTTCTGGTACGCGCCGAGAGATCAATGCGACTACATGCCACCTTGCGGTCCTTACGCCAAGTGCGATCCTAATAACTCGCCTATATGTGACTGCATCCAGGGGTTCACGCCCAAGTTTCCGGATAAGTGGGCGTTCAGGGATGGGTCAGATGGATGCGAAAGAAAGACACCGTTGGATTGTAAGAACGGAACAGATGGGTTCTTGTTGGTTCCTGGGACGAAGCTACCAGAAACTTCAAACTCCACCGTGGACATGAGTTTGAGCTTGGCTGACTGCAAGACCAAGTGCCTTAATAATTGTTCTTGCACTGCTTATGCTCCGGCTGATGTACGTAATGGTGGGAGTGGGTGTATACTTTGGGCTACCGAACTTACTGATCTTAGAGTGTATACTGGTGATTCCTACGCGCAAAAACTGTATGTTCGGCTGGCTGCAGCAGATCTAG ATAAATCCTCGTCAACCAAATCTCATGGGAGCGGCAAGTGGATAATCATCTTAGTAACCCTTCTTGGTTTGGTACTGCTAATAGTTGTATGGGTTGGCTATCTTAAACTGAGacaaatgaagagaagaagaaccgGAG CAATACTGGAAATTTCCGCTTCCTTCAGTGAGCCCAGTAGTAGCAATCAAGTTGCTGATTCACTTCCAGGAAAAGATATTGAACTGCCTCTTCTTGATTTTAACACTATTGCTGCAGCAACTGATTATTTTGCTAATGCGAATAAATTAGGAGAGGGCGGCTTTGGACCTGTTTATAAG GGGAAGCTCGGAGATGAACAAGAAATAGCAGTGAAGAGACTTGCAAAAACTTCAGTACAAGGTCTTGATGAGTTTAAGAATGAGGTTATGTTAATTGCCAAACTTCAACACCGGAATCTTGTTCGGCTTCTTGGTTGTTGCATTGAAAGAGAGGAAAGACTCCTGGTTTATGAGTATATGCCTAACAAAAGTttggatttctttctttttg GTAAACCCAAAGATGTAGTTTTTGATTGGGAAACACGCTTCAAAATTATCATGGGGATTGCTCGTGGCCTGCTGTACCTACATCATGATTCTAGATTAAGAATTATTCATAGAGATCTTAAAGCAAGCAATGTCCTTCTTGATGAAGAGATGACCCCAAAGATTTCAGACTTTGGGATGGCAAGGatatttggaggagatgaagCTGAAGCCAATACTAGAAAAGTTGTTGGCACATA TGGATACATGTCTCCAGAGTATGCAATGGATGGGATCTTCTCTCAAAAGTCTGATGTGTTTAGTTTTGGAGTTTTAGTGCTGGAAATTATCACTGGCAAGAAGAACAGAGGGGTGTACTTAGCTGCGCCTCATACGAACCTTTTAGATCAT GTTTGGAATTCATGGAAAGAAGGGAATGGCTTGCAAATGGTTGATGAATCAATGGGTTACTCTTATCCCATGAAGGAAGTCATGAGATGCATTAATGTAGGACTTCTATGTGTGCAAAATCACCCAGAAGATAGGCCTCTCATGTCTTCTGTTCTTCTTTTATTGAGTAGGGACAATACACTGCTGCCATATCCTAAAGAACCTGGATTCGCAGCAAGAAAAGTTACTCATCAAATGGAATCAACTTCAAGTAAACCAAACTCAAGCTCAATTAATGGGATTACAGTGACACTGCTTGAAGGGAGATAA
- the LOC120277265 gene encoding receptor-like serine/threonine-protein kinase SD1-8, with the protein MRAFTGMHPSLILLFISFSFSIAIRDTVTPNNPLPDNETLISSDGSFSLGFFRPSSISSNLYLGLWYSNITPKTIVWVANRKDPVINSTAVLSISTNGNLLITNQSSTIIWSSGVTNVTNPVAQLLDTGNLVVRSDDDGQSYAWQGFDHPTDTLIAGMKLGVDFTKGLNRTLTAWTSSTDPSPSQYYVMMDIRGSPELVIGEGSEKMWRSGPWNGEGYSGIPETLTYSGFNFNFTNNKQEITYSFTTNQSLVSRVTVNASGIVQRWLLVDSSGLWNLMWYTPSDQCDFSPPCGPYATCNPNNSPKCDCIQGFKPKSPDKWVFRDATDGCVRKTPLDCKNGTDGFLTVPKTKLADTWNVTVDTSLSLVECKAKCLNTCACNAYAPSDVRNGGSGCIIWTSELTDLRVFVSDAYGQDLYVRMTAADLGSSSSTNSRKSNSHKWLIIIIVLALLILILACIGGLLRRRRKRRQTRGVLAVTTSFHDRSNRRVDNLELSGGNDLELPLLDLGTVQSATDHFSNANKLGEGGFGPVYKGRLRNGQEIAVKRLSKSSVQGLVEFKNEVMLIAKLQHRNLVRLLGCCIEGEERILVYEYMPNKSLDFFLFGKSKDQVLEWPTRFKIIMGIARGLLYLHQDSRLRVIHRDLKASNILLDEEMNPKISDFGMARIFGGDEAEGNTRKIVGTYGYMSPEYAMHGVFSQKSDVFSFGVLVLEIITGKKNRGLYLADRHTNLLDRVWSSWKEGNSLQVVDESIKSSYDMNEVIRCINVGLLCVQNHTEDRPLMASVVLMLSGDSVLSTYPKEPGVPLRRVPHQSESSSSKQDTSSTNEMSMTLFEGR; encoded by the exons atgAGAGCATTCACAGGAATGCATCCCTCgctcatcctcctcttcatttccttttctttttccatcgCAATTAGGGATACTGTAACTCCAAACAATCCTCTGCCTGATAACGAGACTCTGATCTCCAGTGATGGATCATTCTCTCTGGGATTCTTCCGCCCCAGCAGCATCTCCAGCAATCTCTATCTGGGGTTGTGGTACAGCAACATCACACCCAAAACCATAGTATGGGTGGCCAACCGTAAGGACCCAGTCATCAACTCCACTGCAGTTCTATCCATCTCAACCAATGGAAATCTACTCATCACCAATCAAAGCTCCACCATTATCTGGTCCTCCGGCGTCACAAACGTGACCAATCCGGTGGCACAACTCTTAGACACTGGAAACCTGGTAGTCAGAAGCGACGACGATGGCCAGAGTTATGCTTGGCAGGGCTTTGACCACCCCACGGACACCTTAATTGCCGGCATGAAACTAGGCGTGGACTTCACGAAAGGGCTCAACCGGACCTTAACCGCATGGACAAGCAGCACCGATCCGTCACCTTCTCAGTACTATGTAATGATGGACATACGTGGGAGCCCGGAGCTAGTCATTGGCGAGGGTTCAGAAAAGATGTGGCGCTCAGGGCCATGGAACGGGGAAGGCTACAGTGGCATCCCAGAAACGCTCACATACTCTGGGTTCAACTTCAACTTCACCAACAACAAGCAAGAGATCACCTACTCTTTCACCACCAACCAGTCACTTGTATCCAGAGTAACCGTTAACGCGTCCGGTATAGTGCAACGGTGGTTGTTGGTTGATAGCAGCGGATTATGGAACTTGATGTGGTACACGCCCAGCGATCAGTGCGACTTCTCGCCGCCGTGCGGACCGTACGCAACGTGCAACCCAAATAACTCGCCCAAATGTGATTGTATTCAGGGGTTCAAGCCCAAGTCGCCGGATAAGTGGGTGTTCAGGGACGCGACCGATGGATGTGTTAGAAAAACTCCATTGGATTGTAAGAATGGGACAGATGGGTTCCTGACCGTGCCGAAGACTAAGTTAGCAGACACTTGGAATGTAACCGTGGACACGAGCTTGAGTTTAGTGGAGTGCAAGGCTAAGTGCTTGAACACTTGTGCATGCAACGCGTATGCTCCGTCGGATGTCCGGAATGGTGGAAGTGGGTGTATAATTTGGACGAGCGAGCTTACAGATCTTAGGGTGTTCGTTAGTGATGCTTATGGGCAGGATCTGTATGTTCGGATGACTGCTGCCGATCTAG GTTCCTCTTCATCAACCAACTCTAGGAAAAGTAATAGCCACAAATGGCTAATCATCATAATAGTCCTTGCTTTGCTGATTCTTATTCTTGCTTGCATTGGTGGTCTgctgaggaggaggaggaagagaaggCAAACCAGAG GCGTATTAGCGGTCACTACTTCCTTCCATGATCGCAGCAATAGAAGAGTGGACAATTTAGAGCTTTCTGGAGGCAACGATCTTGAACTTCCTCTTCTTGATTTGGGGACCGTTCAATCTGCAACTGACCACTTCTCTAATGCAAATAAACTTGGGGAAGGTGGCTTTGGTCCAGTGTATAAG GGGAGGCTAAGAAATGGACAAGAGATAGCAGTGAAGAGACTTTCTAAGAGTTCAGTACAAGGCCTGGTTGAATTCAAGAATGAGGTTATGTTAATTGCCAAACTGCAGCACCGAAATCTCGTTCGCCTTCTTGGATGCTGCATTGAAGGAGAGGAAAGAATACTGGTTTATGAGTACATGCCCAACAAAAGCttggatttctttctttttg GTAAATCAAAAGACCAAGTTTTGGAATGGCCAACACGTTTCAAAATTATCATGGGAATTGCTCGCGGGCTGCTATACCTACATCAAGACTCTAGATTAAGAGTTATTCACAGAGACCTCAAAGCTAGCAACATCCTCCTTGATGAAGAGATGAATCCCAAGATTTCTGACTTTGGTATGGCTAGAATTTTTGGGGGAGATGAGGCAGAGGGTAATACCAGAAAAATTGTAGGCACATA TGGATACATGTCTCCAGAGTATGCAATGCATGGAGTCTTCTCTCAAAAGTCTGATGTGTTCAGTTTCGGTGTTCTAGTGCTTGAGATCATCACTGGCAAGAAAAACAGAGGACTTTATCTCGCTGACAGGCATACAAACCTTTTGGATAGA GTATGGAGTTCATGGAAGGAGGGAAATAGCTTGCAAGTGGTTGATGAATCAATTAAGTCCTCTTATGACATGAATGAAGTGATAAGATGTATTAATGTGGGTCTCCTATGTGTGCAAAATCACACTGAAGATAGACCCTTGATGGCCTCTGTTGTTCTTATGTTGAGTGGTGATAGTGTACTCTCTACTTATCCCAAGGAACCAGGGGTACCTCTGAGAAGAGTTCCACATCAATCTGAGTCGTCTTCCAGCAAACAAGACACAAGTTCAACTAATGAAATGTCAATGACGCTGTTTGAAGGCAGATAG
- the LOC120277161 gene encoding receptor-like serine/threonine-protein kinase SD1-8, translating to MNAKPGLFSELANRSNPSTGMHPLLIMLLFIYFSQAINARDTITPSHPLTDNETLVSADGRFALGFFTPGSSNNSYIGLWYNAITDKTPIWVANRKDPVKNSTGVLSISGNGNLLITDQNSTVAWSSGVTNVTNPVAQLLNSGNLVVRDANFSDGEFAWQGFDYPTDTLIAGMKMGVDFVTGLNRTLTAWTSESDPSPSQYYALLDIHGDPQLALCSGSKMVYRAGPWNGLRYSGIPGTVTYYGFNFSFINNKKEISYSFNTIPSVLSKLAVNQSGVLQRSLWVQDSELWNIIWYAPMDQCDYMPPCGPFATCNPNNSPICDCIQGFKPKSPNKWMYRDATDGCVRKTRLDCNNGTDGFLVLPNTKLADTSNVTVDMSLSMDECRVKCLSTCSCTAYAPADVRNGGSGCIIWTHELTDLKMFTSDVYGQEFYVRLAAADLGQSSTIARKSKKWIYILVIILGFMLLILACVGGLIWRRRKRRRTRAVEEVNTIFHDRSNQGFVSGNDLELSQGSDLELPLLDLSTVAFATDNFSDANKLGEGGFGPVFKGKLGNGQEIAVKRLSKTSVQGLVEFKNEVLLIAKLQHRNLVRLLASCIEGEERILIYEYMPNKSLDYFLFEKSEDQVLDWQTRFKIIMGIARGLLYLHQDSRLRIIHRDLKASNVLLDEVMNPKISDFGMARIFCGDEAVGNTMKVVGTFGYMSPEYAMDGIFSQKSDVFSFGVLVLEIITGKKNRGVYLAAPHTNLLDHVWNLWKEGISLQLVDESMGCSYSMNEVMGCIKVGLLCVQNHPADRPFMSSVLLMLSGDHALLPNPKEPGFAMRDGVPCQTESSSSKRNSSPSYDMSATLIEGR from the exons ATGAATGCCAAGCCTGGTTTGTTCTCAGAGCTGGCAAATAGGAGCAATCCATCCACAGGAATGCATCCCTTGCTAATCATGCTCTTGTTCATTTACTTCTCTCAAGCCATTAATGCAAGGGACACAATAACACCAAGTCACCCACTCACTGACAACGAGACCCTCGTCTCAGCTGATGGCCGATTCGCTCTAGGTTTCTTCACCCCGGGCAGCTCCAACAATAGTTATATTGGTTTATGGTACAACGCGATCACAGACAAGACACCTATTTGGGTTGCCAACCGCAAGGATCCGGTCAAAAACTCAACTGGAGTTTTATCAATCTCCGGCAATGGAAACCTCCTCATCACCGATCAAAACTCCACCGTTGCATGGTCATCTGGTGTTACCAACGTGACCAATCCGGTTGCACAGCTCTTGAACTCTGGAAACCTGGTGGTCAGAGATGCTAACTTCTCGGACGGTGAGTTTGCATGGCAAGGCTTTGACTATCCAACAGACACGCTGATTGCCGGCATGAAGATGGGTGTGGACTTTGTGACCGGACTGAACCGGACTTTAACAGCATGGACCAGCGAATCCGATCCATCTCCTTCTCAGTACTATGCACTGTTGGACATCCATGGCGACCCACAACTAGCCCTCTGTTCGGGTTCAAAAATGGTGTACCGTGCAGGGCCATGGAACGGACTCCGGTACAGTGGCATCCCTGGCACTGTCACATATTATGGGTTCAACTTCAGCTTcatcaacaacaagaaagagattaGCTACTCGTTCAACACCATCCCATCCGTTTTGTCCAAGCTTGCAGTAAACCAATCTGGTGTATTGCAGAGATCGTTATGGGTACAGGACAGTGAACTGTGGAACATCATTTGGTATGCTCCAATGGATCAGTGTGACTACATGCCACCATGTGGTCCGTTCGCCACATGCAACCCAAATAACTCGCCGATATGTGACTGCATCCAGGGGTTCAAGCCCAAGTCTCCGAACAAGTGGATGTACAGGGACGCAACCGATGGATGCGTTCGGAAAACACGTTTGGACTGTAACAACGGGACAGATGGGTTCCTTGTTTTACCTAATACAAAGCTGGCGGATACTTCGAACGTAACGGTGGACATGAGTTTGAGCATGGATGAGTGTAGGGTTAAGTGCTTGAGTACTTGTTCATGCACTGCTTATGCTCCGGCAGATGTTCGTAATGGTGGGAGTGGATGTATAATTTGGACGCATGAACTCACTGATCTTAAGATGTTCACCAGCGATGTCTATGGGCAAGAGTTCTACGTACGTCTTGCGGCTGCCGATCTAG GTCAGTCGTCAACCATAGCTCGCAAAAGCAAGAAATGGATATATATCTTGGTAATAATCCTTGGGTTTATGCTGCTAATCCTTGCTTGTGTTGGTGGTCTTAtatggaggaggaggaagagaagaagaacaagag CGGTGGAAGAGGTCAACACAATCTTCCATGATCGCAGCAACCAGGGGTTTGTTTCAGGGAATGACCTAGAGCTCTCTCAAGGGAGTGATCTTGAGCTACCTCTTCTGGACTTGAGCACTGTTGCATTTGCAACAGATAACTTCTCTGATGCTAATAAACTTGGGGAGGGTGGCTTTGGACCTGTTTTTAAG GGGAAGCTAGGGAATGGACAAGAAATAGCAGTGAAGAGACTTTCTAAAACATCAGTACAAGGCCTGGTTGAGTTCAAGAATGAGGTTTTGTTAATTGCCAAACTTCAACACAGGAATCTTGTTCGTCTTCTTGCCTCCTGCattgaaggagaagaaagaatCCTGATTTATGAGTATATGCCAAACAAAAGCTTGGATTACTTTCTTTTTG AAAAATCAGAAGATCAAGTGCTCGATTGGCAAACACgtttcaaaattattatggGAATTGCTAGGGGGCTCTTATATCTGCACCAAGACTCTAGATTAAGGATTATCCATAGAGACCTCAAAGCAAGCAATGTCCTTCTGGATGAGGTTATGAATCCTAAGATTTCAGACTTTGGCATGGCGAGAATTTTCTGTGGAGATGAGGCAGTGGGTAATACCATGAAAGTTGTTGGTACATT TGGATACATGTCTCCTGAGTATGCAATGGATGGGATCTTCTCTCAAAAGTCTGATGTCTTTAGTTTTGGGGTTTTAGTGCTGGAAATCATCACTGGCAAGAAGAACAGAGGGGTGTACTTAGCCGCACCTCATACCAACCTTTTGGATCAT GTATGGAATTTATGGAAGGAGGGCATTAGCTTGCAACTGGTTGATGAATCAATGGGCTGCTCTTATTCTATGAATGAAGTCATGGGATGCATCAAAGTGGGTCTCCTATGTGTGCAAAATCACCCAGCGGATAGGCCTTTCATGTCTTCTGTACTTCTCATGTTGAGTGGTGACCACGCACTGTTACCAAACCCTAAGGAGCCCGGGTTCGCCATGAGAGATGGTGTTCCATGTCAGACGGAATCATCTTCAAGCAAACGAAACTCTAGTCCAAGTTATGATATGTCAGCCACACTGATTGAAGGCAGATAG